One genomic window of Desmospora activa DSM 45169 includes the following:
- a CDS encoding transcriptional regulator, whose amino-acid sequence MLPYQELAQLNKLVHEPARLSILTALSACTMAEFLFLQDLTGLTKGNLSSHLTKLENAGLVAVDKHFVRQKIPQTTIRITSEGRAAVENHWKRLRAIQEKVLQQGANNGKER is encoded by the coding sequence ATGTTGCCCTATCAAGAATTGGCCCAATTAAATAAATTGGTTCACGAACCGGCCCGTCTATCGATTTTGACAGCATTATCCGCCTGTACAATGGCAGAATTCTTGTTTTTGCAGGATTTAACCGGGTTAACCAAAGGAAATCTTTCTTCCCATCTGACGAAATTAGAAAATGCGGGACTCGTCGCTGTCGATAAACATTTTGTCCGACAAAAAATCCCCCAGACGACTATTCGCATCACTTCTGAAGGACGTGCAGCAGTGGAGAATCATTGGAAGAGACTTCGTGCGATTCAAGAAAAAGTTCTCCAACAAGGTGCCAATAACGGGAAAGAACGTTAA
- a CDS encoding TerC family protein: MDLFSAEFFQALIAIIIIDLVLAGDNAIVIGMAARRLPKDKQKTVIIWGTAGAIVIRATATLAVVWLLKIPGLLLAGGVLLIWIAYKLLVEEKEHENVKASQSIRGAVQTIIIADAVMGLDNVLAIAGAAQHNYILVILGLLISVPVVIFGSTLILKFIEKYPIIIYIGSGVLAWTAGKMIVGEPFLKEYFHEPLLKWGLILLIIIGVLFAGRFTRNKKQALN; the protein is encoded by the coding sequence ATGGACTTATTTTCAGCGGAGTTTTTTCAAGCACTTATCGCCATTATCATTATTGATTTGGTGTTGGCGGGTGACAACGCCATTGTTATCGGGATGGCCGCTCGTAGGTTACCCAAAGACAAACAAAAAACCGTAATTATTTGGGGAACTGCTGGTGCAATTGTGATACGTGCCACCGCTACCCTGGCTGTGGTATGGTTGTTGAAAATTCCGGGGCTGTTGTTGGCAGGAGGAGTCCTGTTGATTTGGATTGCGTATAAGTTGTTAGTGGAAGAAAAAGAACATGAGAATGTAAAAGCCAGCCAAAGTATACGCGGGGCCGTCCAAACCATTATCATCGCCGACGCCGTAATGGGGTTGGACAATGTTTTGGCAATCGCCGGGGCTGCTCAGCATAATTATATCCTGGTCATTCTCGGCTTATTGATCAGTGTGCCGGTCGTTATTTTTGGTAGCACCCTGATTTTGAAGTTCATCGAAAAGTACCCGATTATCATTTATATTGGCTCTGGGGTGTTAGCATGGACTGCAGGCAAAATGATCGTGGGAGAGCCTTTTCTTAAAGAATACTTCCACGAACCCCTTCTAAAATGGGGACTGATTCTCCTGATCATTATCGGTGTACTTTTCGCGGGTCGTTTCACACGAAATAAAAAACAAGCACTAAATTAA
- a CDS encoding Mur ligase family protein, giving the protein MIAITGSAGKSTTTDMVYAVLKQKSKLVHTRGNLNTLAVVGRRSPVDLDCV; this is encoded by the coding sequence GTGATCGCCATCACCGGCAGCGCCGGCAAATCAACAACCACCGACATGGTGTATGCAGTTTTAAAACAGAAAAGTAAGCTGGTACACACAAGAGGGAATTTGAACACCTTGGCTGTTGTTGGCAGGAGGAGTCCTGTTGATTTGGATTGCGTATAA
- a CDS encoding UDP-N-acetylmuramoyl-tripeptide--D-alanyl-D-alanine ligase, whose protein sequence is MPHHLSPSSIPGRIAVIRVPSLTDAYWRLANWNWRQCSPNRVIAITGSAGKSTTTDMVYAVLKQKSKLVHTRGNLNTFTYLPTYLLQLRPGTRVLLLEMGMKSLNNIARQCRVVRPDIGVVTNVGEAHAGSLGSLGTIVKAKQELIDGMHAGGTLFLNADCTRSRQLTTRRFQGKVWTFGIARSADIKGENIRYTTRGMTFDVRIRNQSFSFTIPHWGNHNVLNALAAIGICRAMGYSMKTIQSGLAKSQPPRMRLQLIRSKNGRLLINDAWNANPSAMKAGLTVLKNIAAGTKRTAIAVLGDMMELGQYTRSAHQEIGRYTSHSSLSLLVTYGKYSREIATSAINNGMNQNRVIHFSDRARLLRFLKSAPKNSILYFKGSRKLKMEKIVNELARSSV, encoded by the coding sequence TTGCCGCATCATCTTTCACCCTCCAGTATTCCGGGGAGAATAGCGGTTATAAGGGTTCCATCCCTCACCGACGCTTATTGGCGATTGGCTAACTGGAATTGGAGACAATGCTCACCTAACCGAGTGATCGCCATCACCGGCAGCGCCGGCAAATCAACAACCACCGACATGGTGTATGCAGTTTTAAAACAGAAAAGTAAGCTGGTACACACAAGAGGGAATTTGAACACCTTTACCTATTTGCCTACCTATCTGTTGCAGTTGCGTCCGGGTACCCGTGTTCTTTTGTTGGAAATGGGTATGAAATCGTTAAACAACATCGCTAGACAATGTCGAGTAGTACGTCCCGATATCGGCGTTGTCACCAATGTAGGAGAAGCCCATGCGGGTAGCCTAGGAAGCCTGGGAACCATTGTAAAAGCGAAACAAGAATTGATCGACGGTATGCATGCAGGTGGAACATTGTTTTTAAATGCCGATTGCACCCGTTCCCGCCAACTAACAACGCGACGATTCCAAGGGAAAGTCTGGACGTTCGGCATTGCACGATCCGCAGATATTAAAGGGGAAAATATACGCTACACCACTCGTGGTATGACCTTCGATGTCCGAATTCGCAATCAATCTTTCTCCTTTACGATTCCCCATTGGGGTAATCACAATGTTCTTAATGCACTAGCGGCAATCGGTATCTGTCGAGCAATGGGCTACAGCATGAAAACCATTCAATCCGGTCTCGCCAAATCACAACCTCCTCGTATGCGCCTGCAGTTGATCCGTTCCAAAAACGGTCGCCTGTTGATCAATGATGCCTGGAACGCAAATCCCAGTGCCATGAAAGCCGGTTTAACCGTACTAAAAAATATAGCTGCCGGAACCAAACGCACTGCAATCGCCGTACTTGGCGACATGATGGAGCTTGGGCAATATACCCGTTCTGCTCATCAGGAAATTGGTCGCTATACCTCCCACTCCTCATTGTCCCTATTGGTCACATATGGGAAGTATTCCCGCGAAATCGCCACCTCAGCCATCAACAACGGGATGAATCAAAATCGGGTTATTCACTTTTCTGACCGAGCCCGTTTACTCCGATTCTTAAAAAGCGCCCCCAAAAACAGCATTCTCTATTTTAAAGGTTCTCGCAAGTTGAAAATGGAAAAAATAGTGAACGAATTAGCCCGCTCATCCGTTTAA
- a CDS encoding exonuclease domain-containing protein — MREGNVWFRRLRDRGWIGGASQSFQQEAWVRSLIKDVKNQEQLSTPLQELTFVVVDLETTGFRPHHGDEIIAIGAVKVENGKVLPDSPFHTLVRPQGGIPDVVVRLTGITEEDVQSAPSLAEALQSWLEFTGSSILVAYGAGLDSSFLKVGLKKTWGITLEHRFLDVWQFARWFHSEFSDHSLERLLHHYKIPIRGRHTADGDAWMTARLWEEMLQGFQRHQLQNLSQLYAALNQVR, encoded by the coding sequence GTGAGGGAAGGGAATGTTTGGTTCCGAAGGCTACGTGACAGGGGATGGATTGGTGGGGCAAGCCAAAGCTTTCAGCAGGAAGCGTGGGTTCGCTCACTGATTAAGGACGTAAAAAATCAAGAACAGTTGTCCACTCCACTCCAAGAGCTTACATTTGTGGTCGTCGATTTAGAGACCACCGGTTTTCGCCCACATCATGGGGATGAAATTATTGCGATCGGAGCGGTAAAAGTGGAAAATGGGAAGGTATTGCCCGATTCACCGTTCCATACTTTGGTGCGGCCACAAGGTGGCATTCCCGATGTGGTGGTTCGTTTAACCGGAATTACGGAAGAAGACGTTCAGTCTGCTCCATCCTTAGCCGAAGCGCTTCAATCTTGGTTGGAGTTTACAGGTTCCAGTATTTTGGTCGCTTACGGGGCAGGTCTAGACTCTTCATTTCTCAAGGTGGGTCTAAAAAAAACGTGGGGAATTACACTAGAGCATCGCTTTTTGGATGTTTGGCAATTTGCCCGTTGGTTTCACTCCGAGTTTTCCGATCACTCGCTGGAACGGCTACTCCACCATTATAAGATTCCGATTCGAGGGCGCCACACAGCAGACGGGGATGCCTGGATGACGGCGCGCCTGTGGGAAGAAATGTTGCAGGGGTTTCAACGTCATCAATTACAAAATTTGAGCCAGCTTTATGCGGCACTCAATCAAGTACGATGA
- a CDS encoding DUF294 nucleotidyltransferase-like domain-containing protein has product MRQPPTPPLIETDDPDVWLKQHRDWGVWASQCLDEDVAMSDIQNSLQEGHDHLFRQVWKRAVTTMKANGVAVPSSYVWFVMGSAGRKEAPLWTDQDHALFLGDDDRETVVTFSQRLVKGLQQAGYPRCPGRVMASEALWRGNPDTWNKRLNRWVTGSSRDDARYLMIVADARVVAGETDKVQKWRRDLIRLARQHPQILRRESDRRSRTPLNPWGGFYRERYGKHAGKVPIKEGGYLLMVDAFRLWSLALGIDETCTRRRIQEVGSSLKWSQQRVDTLLEALDTFLEFRLRNSLQYGTDTNHVDTSEHPVSRIRRLKEALVVSKQVWRSVRRDMERLAAHSDKGDRKR; this is encoded by the coding sequence ATGCGCCAACCTCCAACCCCGCCCCTGATTGAAACTGACGATCCCGATGTTTGGTTGAAGCAACATCGCGATTGGGGCGTTTGGGCAAGCCAATGTTTGGATGAGGATGTCGCGATGAGCGATATTCAAAACTCTCTCCAGGAGGGGCATGATCACCTCTTTCGACAAGTATGGAAGCGGGCGGTAACCACCATGAAGGCAAATGGTGTTGCCGTCCCTTCCTCGTATGTATGGTTTGTAATGGGGAGTGCGGGCAGAAAAGAAGCGCCGTTATGGACTGATCAGGATCATGCTCTCTTTTTGGGAGACGATGATCGGGAAACTGTTGTTACGTTTTCTCAACGTTTAGTAAAGGGGTTGCAGCAAGCGGGTTACCCCCGTTGTCCTGGTCGGGTGATGGCGTCGGAGGCCCTGTGGCGAGGTAATCCCGACACCTGGAATAAGCGGTTGAATCGATGGGTTACGGGTAGCAGCCGTGATGATGCCCGTTATCTGATGATTGTAGCCGATGCCCGTGTGGTGGCAGGGGAGACGGATAAGGTGCAAAAATGGCGGCGCGATTTGATCCGTTTGGCAAGGCAGCATCCACAAATCTTGCGGCGTGAGTCGGATCGACGCTCACGCACTCCCTTAAACCCCTGGGGCGGCTTTTACCGGGAGCGATACGGAAAACATGCCGGAAAGGTTCCAATCAAAGAAGGGGGCTACCTCTTGATGGTGGACGCTTTCCGGTTGTGGTCACTCGCTCTCGGGATCGATGAAACATGCACCCGCAGACGTATCCAGGAAGTGGGAAGTTCACTGAAGTGGTCACAACAGCGGGTGGATACTCTGTTGGAGGCGTTGGATACGTTTTTGGAGTTTCGGTTACGCAACAGTCTGCAATACGGGACAGATACCAATCATGTGGATACGAGTGAACATCCTGTTTCTCGGATCCGGCGTTTAAAAGAAGCATTGGTCGTGTCAAAGCAAGTTTGGCGGAGTGTTCGTCGCGATATGGAACGATTGGCTGCACATTCCGATAAAGGGGATCGGAAACGGTGA
- a CDS encoding ammonium transporter: MENALLSIDALWVMLSAILVIFMQAGFALLEAGSTRMKNAGHVAGKQLLSFSLVGLVFWAVGYGIAFGDSLNGFLGTSGWLLNLPQAEGEVPLEIFFLFQMAFAAVSAAIAWGGFAERAKLGVYIIFGILFTAIIYPVVAHWIWGDGGWLAEAGKQDFAGSTVVHLTGGVAALVATLMLGPRIGKYTSDGKPNAIPGHNQVYTVLGVAIIWLGWFGFNPGSTLSVADGFFGYVALTTYLAAAAGALAALGTVKLALGKADVPMMLNGVLAGLVAITAACAFVEPWAAVIVGAIAGSLTVFTSVYFEKKGIDDPIYAFSVHGIAGIWGTLSTGFFASPRLVEITETGQPGLFYGGGIHQLIVQAEGVLAAGAFVGVTSFIILWILNKTMGLRVTEEDEVMGLDLSEHGTYGYPEQMAQETGSSQGPTV, encoded by the coding sequence TTGGAAAACGCTCTATTATCCATCGATGCTTTATGGGTAATGCTTTCCGCTATCCTCGTTATTTTTATGCAAGCAGGTTTTGCATTGCTTGAAGCGGGTTCCACCCGAATGAAAAATGCGGGTCACGTGGCCGGCAAACAGTTATTGAGCTTTTCGCTCGTTGGCCTGGTTTTCTGGGCAGTCGGTTATGGAATCGCATTTGGAGACAGCTTAAACGGCTTTTTGGGTACCTCTGGCTGGCTCCTCAATCTTCCGCAAGCGGAAGGTGAGGTTCCGCTAGAAATTTTCTTCCTATTCCAGATGGCGTTTGCAGCGGTTTCAGCGGCAATCGCTTGGGGCGGATTTGCTGAACGGGCTAAGTTGGGTGTTTACATCATTTTTGGGATTCTGTTTACCGCTATCATCTATCCTGTAGTTGCTCATTGGATTTGGGGTGATGGTGGTTGGTTGGCTGAAGCTGGTAAGCAAGATTTTGCCGGATCGACGGTGGTTCACTTGACGGGTGGTGTTGCCGCACTTGTGGCTACGCTGATGCTAGGCCCCCGAATCGGGAAATATACCAGTGATGGCAAACCCAATGCGATTCCTGGTCATAACCAAGTGTACACGGTATTGGGTGTCGCCATCATTTGGCTGGGATGGTTTGGTTTTAACCCCGGAAGCACGTTGTCAGTAGCAGACGGATTTTTTGGATATGTTGCATTGACTACTTATTTGGCAGCAGCCGCTGGTGCCCTGGCTGCTTTGGGTACTGTGAAGTTGGCACTGGGGAAAGCAGATGTACCGATGATGTTGAATGGTGTATTGGCAGGTCTGGTGGCCATCACGGCGGCTTGTGCGTTTGTTGAACCGTGGGCGGCTGTAATCGTCGGTGCGATCGCCGGTTCATTGACGGTCTTTACATCGGTTTACTTTGAGAAAAAAGGAATCGATGATCCCATTTACGCTTTCTCGGTTCATGGTATTGCTGGGATCTGGGGAACTTTGTCCACTGGTTTTTTCGCATCTCCCCGTCTGGTGGAGATTACAGAAACTGGACAGCCGGGCCTCTTCTACGGTGGCGGCATTCACCAATTGATCGTGCAGGCGGAAGGTGTACTGGCAGCAGGTGCATTTGTGGGTGTTACAAGCTTTATCATTCTGTGGATTTTGAATAAGACGATGGGACTGCGTGTCACAGAAGAGGATGAAGTGATGGGTCTTGACTTGAGTGAGCACGGCACATACGGCTATCCTGAACAGATGGCGCAGGAAACCGGATCCTCCCAAGGACCGACGGTGTGA
- a CDS encoding DnaD domain protein — translation MDHKWSPHAALVDMLHQGSISVPVMLFTEYRRLGLTEGDVMLLLHILVFQEKEGTPFPTVSQLEERMSVSAEQIVQRLQKLVRGGFLSIEETVSHDGLRSERYSLAPLLQQLAASYLDREPEEADEAADEAYDNLFQLFEREFGRLLSPMEYEMLTQWLHEDGYPEPLIAAALREAVFCEKLSCRYIDRILLEWQRNQIKTPEEAVEFSRKFRNKGLLYQSTDKKGSEDNPPFPFYNWVNQG, via the coding sequence ATGGACCATAAATGGTCGCCGCACGCCGCGCTCGTAGACATGTTGCACCAGGGTTCGATTTCGGTTCCGGTGATGTTGTTTACGGAATACCGGCGGTTGGGATTGACGGAGGGGGATGTGATGCTCTTGCTGCATATCTTGGTGTTTCAAGAGAAGGAGGGGACGCCCTTTCCCACCGTCAGCCAGTTGGAGGAACGGATGAGCGTCTCAGCGGAACAGATCGTTCAAAGGCTGCAAAAATTGGTCCGAGGTGGGTTTTTATCGATCGAGGAAACAGTGAGCCATGATGGGTTGAGAAGTGAGCGATACTCATTGGCTCCGCTTCTGCAACAATTGGCTGCATCATACCTGGATCGGGAGCCCGAAGAAGCGGATGAAGCCGCAGATGAAGCGTATGATAACCTGTTTCAACTGTTTGAGCGGGAATTTGGTCGTCTGTTGTCACCGATGGAATATGAGATGCTGACACAGTGGTTACATGAGGACGGATATCCGGAACCGTTAATCGCAGCGGCACTGCGGGAAGCGGTATTTTGTGAGAAGTTGAGTTGTCGCTATATCGACCGGATTTTGTTGGAGTGGCAGCGCAACCAAATAAAAACGCCGGAGGAAGCGGTGGAGTTTTCCCGTAAGTTTCGCAATAAAGGGTTGTTGTATCAATCCACTGACAAAAAGGGATCAGAGGACAACCCACCTTTTCCCTTTTACAATTGGGTTAATCAAGGATAA
- the asnS gene encoding asparagine--tRNA ligase, translating into MLTTISKLSAHVGEKVKLGAWLYNKRSSGKILFLQLRDGTGVVQGVMLKKLVDTEVWQQAKDLPQESSLYVEGTVRADERAPTGYELDVTGLEVIQSAEEYPIALKEHGVEFLMDHRHLWIRSPRQRAILRIRAEIIRQIRAWLDGEGFTQVDPPVLTSSSCEGTTNLFHTKYFDEDAYLTQSGQLYMEATAMALGRVYSFGPTFRAEKSKTRRHLIEFWMIEPEMAFVDHVQSLEVQEALLTHVIQSVLQNCADELKTLGRDTTALANVKGPFPRITYDEAVELLKREGFEFEWGEDFGAPHETKIAESFDRPVFITHYPTTIKAFYMKPDPERQEVVLCADLIAPEGYGEIIGGGQRIDDPALLKQRFQEHQLSQDDYAWYLDLRKYGSVPHSGFGLGLERTVAWICGLEHVRETIPFPRMLNRLYP; encoded by the coding sequence GTGCTGACGACCATAAGTAAACTTTCCGCCCATGTAGGAGAAAAAGTGAAGCTGGGCGCATGGCTTTATAATAAACGTTCAAGCGGAAAAATTCTTTTTCTGCAATTGCGCGATGGAACCGGTGTGGTTCAGGGTGTGATGCTGAAGAAGCTGGTGGATACAGAAGTATGGCAACAGGCAAAAGATTTGCCGCAAGAGAGCTCCTTATACGTGGAAGGAACCGTTCGTGCCGATGAACGGGCTCCTACCGGCTATGAGTTGGATGTGACCGGGTTGGAGGTGATCCAGTCCGCTGAGGAATATCCGATCGCGTTAAAAGAGCACGGGGTTGAGTTTTTGATGGATCATCGGCACTTGTGGATTCGCTCTCCCCGTCAACGGGCGATCTTACGGATCCGTGCAGAAATTATTCGTCAAATTCGAGCCTGGTTGGATGGTGAAGGATTTACGCAGGTAGATCCGCCTGTGCTGACTTCGTCTTCTTGTGAGGGTACGACAAATCTATTTCATACCAAGTATTTTGATGAAGACGCTTATCTGACGCAGAGCGGTCAGTTGTATATGGAAGCGACTGCGATGGCCTTGGGACGGGTGTATTCCTTTGGTCCGACCTTTCGTGCAGAAAAATCGAAAACGCGTCGCCATCTGATCGAGTTTTGGATGATAGAACCGGAAATGGCTTTTGTCGATCATGTCCAAAGCTTAGAGGTGCAGGAAGCCCTTTTGACCCATGTAATACAATCTGTTCTCCAAAATTGTGCCGACGAACTGAAGACGTTAGGGCGTGACACAACCGCACTGGCGAATGTAAAGGGACCCTTCCCGCGCATTACTTATGATGAGGCGGTGGAGTTGCTCAAGCGGGAAGGGTTTGAATTTGAGTGGGGGGAAGACTTTGGCGCTCCCCATGAAACGAAGATTGCGGAAAGCTTTGACCGACCGGTGTTTATTACGCATTATCCGACAACGATTAAAGCGTTTTATATGAAACCGGATCCCGAACGGCAGGAAGTGGTACTTTGCGCCGATTTGATCGCACCTGAGGGATATGGGGAGATTATCGGAGGCGGTCAGCGGATAGATGATCCAGCACTGCTGAAACAGCGTTTCCAAGAACATCAGCTTTCTCAAGATGATTATGCTTGGTACTTGGATTTGCGTAAATACGGCAGTGTCCCTCATTCGGGCTTCGGGCTGGGGTTGGAACGAACCGTCGCTTGGATTTGTGGATTGGAGCACGTCAGGGAAACGATCCCATTTCCCCGGATGCTGAACCGACTCTACCCCTGA
- a CDS encoding SDR family oxidoreductase — MKILVTGATGKLGTKVVEALFESVPVSLLAVSVRNPEKAESFRTRGVEVRQGDFDRPDTLDTAFAGIDRLLIISADGDNETRIRQHTNAVEAAARAKVSFIAYTSLGNASESKMFLAPPHRATEKAILKTGIPYSFLRNNWYLENETASIQGVLAGTPWVTSAGSGKVGWALRQDYAEAAAAVLAGDGHENTIYELSGKLLTQDEFASTLSVVLDREVPVQQVNDATYSDIMKNAGVPDSVIPFLVEIQKGIREGGLEIESHDFEKLLGRPATPIDKALSQLVSEIS, encoded by the coding sequence ATGAAAATATTGGTTACTGGTGCAACAGGGAAGCTGGGAACGAAAGTTGTAGAGGCGCTATTTGAATCGGTACCAGTGAGTCTGCTGGCTGTCAGTGTTCGTAATCCGGAGAAAGCAGAAAGTTTTCGCACTCGGGGAGTAGAGGTTCGCCAAGGAGACTTTGATCGTCCGGATACCCTGGATACAGCCTTTGCTGGTATTGACCGATTGTTGATCATTTCTGCGGACGGGGACAACGAGACCAGAATTCGTCAGCATACGAATGCGGTTGAAGCAGCTGCCCGTGCCAAAGTCAGCTTCATCGCTTATACAAGCTTGGGGAATGCAAGTGAAAGCAAGATGTTCCTTGCTCCACCACACCGAGCTACGGAAAAAGCGATTTTGAAAACCGGTATTCCTTATTCGTTCCTGCGTAATAACTGGTACCTGGAAAACGAGACAGCGAGCATTCAAGGTGTGCTAGCAGGAACACCCTGGGTGACGTCTGCGGGATCTGGAAAGGTGGGCTGGGCTCTAAGGCAAGATTATGCGGAAGCGGCGGCAGCCGTACTGGCGGGGGACGGTCACGAGAATACGATCTATGAGTTGTCTGGCAAGCTGTTGACCCAGGATGAATTTGCATCTACACTCAGCGTGGTTTTGGACAGGGAAGTTCCCGTGCAGCAGGTGAACGATGCCACCTATTCAGATATCATGAAAAATGCTGGCGTTCCGGATTCCGTCATCCCGTTTCTTGTAGAGATCCAAAAAGGAATTCGAGAAGGTGGCCTGGAGATCGAGAGTCATGATTTTGAAAAGCTGCTCGGCCGCCCGGCAACGCCAATTGACAAAGCCCTGAGTCAACTTGTAAGTGAGATCTCTTAA